One stretch of Leishmania infantum JPCM5 genome chromosome 22 DNA includes these proteins:
- the PAR45 gene encoding putative peptidyl-prolyl cis-trans isomerase has product MAEPAATTVMHATADATGGSPAEAATASAAAEYAPIHLFQLVIKHKDVENPISRGRNKGEIITRSRADALDMARYILADHRRRVPVAPDLGFSPWTPEEFVAAVDEYCEMSAKKKRGDLGVVEKGTFADEIDKAAFRLRRGEVSAPVETQLGVHLLYRCD; this is encoded by the coding sequence ATGGCTGAACCTGCGGCGACGACCGTAATGCATGCAACTGCGGATGCAACCGGCGGCTCGCCGGCAGAAGCTGCGACtgcctctgcagcggcggagtATGCCCCCATTCACCTCTTCCAGCTCGTCATCAAGCACAAAGACGTTGAGAACCCTATCTCGCGTGGGCGCAACAAGGGCGAGATCATCACCCGCTCTCGCGCCGACGCACTTGACATGGCGCGTTACATTCTGGCCGACCATCGGCGGCGAGTGCCAGTCGCTCCAGATCTTGGCTTCTCGCCATGGACCCCTGAGGAGTTCGTTGCGGCTGTCGACGAGTACTGTGAGATGTcagcgaagaagaagcgcggCGACCTGGGGGTGGTCGAGAAGGGCACCTTCGCGGACGAGATCGACAAGGCGGCGTTTaggctgcgccgcggcgaggtgAGTGCGCCGGTGGAGACGCAGCTCGGTGTCCACCTCTTGTATCGCTGCGATTGA
- a CDS encoding putative kinesin encodes MTSKQTASSIEVAVRVRPIRGEIRESRTAWHVDATSLTEIAQPDCAFTFDRVYDIAATTAEVYERNVRGNIVARVAQGYNGTVFAYGQTGSGKSYTMFGDTANRSPGLIRLAVHDLFEALGAEQQQKPYMHTEVFVSVLEIYNEQLRDLLRGGDAGGGGANGAPSATSARGWASASSPSTTAPLSASPPVLSIRENAYGVYVHNALRMQVVSEQECISIIYAHAASRVSAATAMNEHSSRSHCVIRVSVERSHYIEDALSEADGEEDEDEDLSTQEEDDGDDGRASSTQTGLSGTSHAGRRAARCAGTTARAKAAKHKKKVISTLNMVDLAGSERVAKTGATGLRMIEGGHINKSLTTLATVIDRLASEASHPHTGGVASFIPYRDSRLTHLLKTAIGGNSFTVVLCCITPAIESADESRSTLQFASRAKRIKNKVCVNEVANAHTRMRELEAALRHTRKLLIAQTLYLWSKQLKIRKYEAQLSHIGQTNLSLSEHTPAASGPSLLMNQQQQQSMIIAQLTAQNDALREEVRDLKTRAELAGEAGGRDGGGKVLPSTGALAELVSLRQSLDSTQQLLKEREAALEATQASLNELDGLCQELEGENKAQADKIKALARCKSEAEELMCAVEEEHGALQQEVKLLRSQLQQSQTRLLEKHRGDDYLSELTALHVAHQNLQHSYSQLKEKADREKAELTQRLTRLTESNNTLEDELDEAKDRGSLINSHLWRLLSAAAQATQGKPLQIKDPAATVRDTQVMEAVRSLANVAVMANRRGSDGAGSGESVNELRSRIRFLEEQLVAKDAQRDVIVDAKLKRIQGLVLRLHRVNIALIEEMRQCFHDNELLFEIATKTSKTQKKVEKAGLTMRSLEAALSRARLAQPPHKPLYHN; translated from the coding sequence ATGACTTCGAAGCAGACGGCGAGCTCGATCGAGGTGGCCGTCCGTGTCCGCCCCATCCGTGGAGAGATTCGCGAGTCGAGGACTGCCTGGCATGTCGACGCGACATCCCTCACGGAGATCGCCCAGCCGGATTGCGCCTTTACTTTTGACCGTGTCTACGATAtcgccgcgacgacggcagagGTGTACGAGCGGAATGTGCGTGGCAACATCGTGGCGCGAGTGGCGCAAGGGTATAACGGTACTGTGTTCGCCTACGGCCAGACTGGGAGCGGCAAGTCGTACACCATGTTCGGCGACACCGCGAACCGTTCGCCTGGGCTTATCCGCCTTGCCGTCCACGACCTCTTTGAGGCGCTCGGTGCGGAGCAGCAACAGAAGCCCTACATGCACACGGAAGTGTTTGTCTCTGTGCTGGAGATCTACaacgagcagctgcgcgacctACTCCGAGGCGGTGACGCCGGTGGGGGCGGTGCCAACGGTGCACCATCCGCCACCTCTGCTCGCGGATGGGCGtctgcgtcgtcgccatcgacCACAGCGCCTCtctcggcatcgccgccggtgcTCAGCATTCGCGAGAATGCGTACGGCGTGTACGTGCACAACGCCCTTCGCATGCAGGTCGTGTCGGAGCAGGAATGCATCAGCATCATCTACGCCCACGCGGCGTCGCGGGTGtcggctgcgacggcgatgaaCGAGCACTCCAGCCGCTCCCATTGTGTGATACGCGTCTCGGTGGAGCGCTCGCACTACATCGAGGACGCTCTCTCCGAGGCTGACGGGGAAGAAGACGAGGATGAGGACCTCTCTACGcaagaggaagacgacggGGATGACGGACGCGCCTCGTCCACGCAGACGGGTCTGAGCGGCACGAGCCACGCGGGCCGTAGAGCGGCACGCTGTGCCGGAACAACCGCAAGGGCGAAGGCTGCGAAGCACAAGAAGAAGGTCATCTCAACGCTGAACATGGTCGACCTGGCGGGCTCGGAGCGGGTGGCGAAGACGGGTGCGACGGGACTGCGTATGATCGAGGGTGGCCACATCAACAAATCTCTCACAACCCTGGCCACCGTCATCGACCGCCTGGCAAGCGAGGCAAGTCATCCGCACACCGGCGGTGTTGCATCCTTCATCCCCTACCGGGATTCGCGGCTCACCCATTTGCTGAAGACCGCCATCGGAGGTAACTCGTTCACGGTCGTGCTGTGCTGTATCACCCCCGCCATCGAGAGCGCCGACGAGTCGCGCAGCACCCTGCAATTCGCCTCTCGCGCCAAGCGCATCAAGAACAAGGTATGTGTGAACGAGGTGGccaacgcgcacacgcgcatgcgagAGCTCGAGGCGGCACTGCGGCACACGCGGAAGCTCCTCATCGCCCAGACGCTTTACCTGTGGAGTAAGCAGCTGAAGATACGGAAGtacgaggcgcagctgtcCCATATCGGGCAGACGAATTTGTCACTGAGCGAGCACACGCCCGCCGCCTCTGGCCCATCTCTGCTGATGaaccagcagcaacagcaatCCATGATCATTGCGCAGCTCACCGCACAGAATGATGCACTGCGGGAAGAGGTTCGCGATCTCAAAACCCGGGCCGAGCTCGCGGGCGAGGCTGGCGGCCGTGATGGTGGGGGCAAGGTGTTGCCCAGCACTGGCGCCCTTGCCGAGCTTGTCTCTTTGCGGCAGTCCCTAGATTCCACTCAGCAGCTCTTGAAGGAGCGCGAGGCAGCTCTGGAGGCAACGCAGGCATCCCTCAACGAGCTAGACGGTCTTTGTCAGGAGCTGGAGGGGGAGAACAAGGCCCAGGCGGACAAGATCAAGGCGCTTGCTCGGTGTAAGAGCGAAGCCGAGGAGCTCATGTGCGCTGTCGAGGAAGAGCACggggcgctgcagcaggaggtgAAGCTGCTACGCTCGCAGCTTCAGCAAAGTCagacgcggctgctggagaagcACCGCGGTGACGACTACCTATCCGAGCTTACGGCGTTGCACGTCGCGCATCAAAACCTGCAGCACTCCTATAGCCAGCtaaaggagaaggcggaccGCGAGAAGGCGGAGCTGACGCAGCGCTTGACCCGTCTAACCGAGAGCAACAATACTCTCGAAGATGAGCTGGACGAGGCCAAGGACCGCGGCAGCCTCATCAACTCGCACCTCTGGCGTCTGCtgagcgctgcagcgcaggcgaCACAGGGAAAGCCACTGCAGATCAAAGATCCAGCGGCTACCGTGCGCGATACCCAGGTGATGGAGGCTGTGCGGTCTCTCGCAAACGTTGCTGTGATGGCGAACCGCagaggcagcgacggcgccggttCTGGCGAGAGCGTGAACGAGCTTCGCAGTCGCATCCGCTTTCTCGAGGAGCAGCTTGTCGCGAAGGATGCGCAGAGGGACGTGATCGTTGACGCGAAGTTGAAGCGCATTCAGgggctggtgctgcgccttcaCAGGGTCAACATCGCTCTCATTGAGGAGATGCGGCAGTGCTTCCACGACAACGAGCTGCTCTTCGAGATCGCCACGAAGACGTCCAAGACTCAGAAgaaggtggagaaggcgggGCTGACGATGCGGTCGCTGGAAGCTGCGCTAAGCCGGGCCCGCTtggcacagccgccgcacaAGCCTCTTTACCACAACTGA
- a CDS encoding putative proteasome regulatory ATPase subunit 1, with amino-acid sequence MSNEKGACQTKNTVRVKEDDKEEKEIIPLDKDDIALLNLYGSGPYHASIKELEEFVKSHVEELNKMGGMKESEMGLAPAVQWDLNSDQKVLERENPLHVGRCERILNKGQDDARYVISIREHAKYVVTIGERVAPEDIEESMRVGIVMGYSKIQIEIPLPPRIDRSVSMMQVEDKPDVTYADVGGVKEQIERIREVVELPITHPEKYTQLGIDPPKGVLLYGPPGTGKTLLAKAVANRTDATFIRVIGSELVQRYIGEGARMIREIFQLARTKKACIIFFDEVDAVGGSRGSGDGDDEIQRTMLEMVNQMDGFDSRGNIKVIMATNRPDTLDPALTRPGRMDRKLEIGLPDLEGRTNILRIHSRSLSCEKDVRFELIARLCPNTTGADLRSVCTEAGMFAIRARRKTITEKDFLDSVNKVVKGQHKFSATAKYMVYN; translated from the coding sequence ATGTCAAACGAGAAGGGCGCGTGCCAGACCAAGAACACGGTCCGCGTGAAGGAGGACgacaaggaggagaaggagatcATCCCGCTAGACAAGGATGACATCGCGCTGCTGAACCTATACGGCTCCGGCCCCTACCACGCAAGCATCAAGGAACTCGAGGAGTTTGTGAAGTCGCACGTGGAGGAGCTGAACAAGATGGGCGGCATGAAGGAAAGTGAGATGGGTCTCGCGCCTGCTGTGCAGTGGGACCTGAACAGTGACCAGAAGGTGCTAGAGCGCGAAAATCCACTGCACGTTGGCCGCTGCGAGCGCATCCTCAACAAGGGCCAAGACGATGCCCGATATGTGATCAGCATCCGCGAGCACGCCAAGTACGTTGTCACTATCGGCGAGCGTGTTGCACCAGAAGATATTGAGGAGTCCATGCGTGTTGGCATTGTCATGGGATACAGTAAGATCCAGATCGAGAtcccactgccgccgcgcatcgACCGATCCGTGTCGATGATGCAGGTAGAGGACAAGCCCGACGTGACCTACGCCGACGTCGGCGGTGTCAAGGAGCAGATTGAACGCATTCGTgaggtggtggagctgcCCATAACGCACCCGGAGAAGTACACGCAGCTTGGCATTGATCCCCCAAAGGGCGTGCTGCTCTATGGCCCTCCCGGCACCGgcaagacgctgctggcCAAGGCCGTGGCAAACCGCACGGATGCCACGTTCATTCGTGTGATCGGCTCTGAGCTAGTGCAGCGGTACATTGGCGAAGGCGCGCGCATGATTCGGGAGATCTTCCAGCTGGCGCGCACAAAGAAGGCGTGCATTATCTTCTTCGACGAggtcgacgccgtcggcggcagccgcggcagcggcgacggcgatgacgagaTTCAGCGCACCATGCTGGAGATGGTGAATCAGATGGACGGCTTCGACTCACGCGGCAACATCAAGGTAATCATGGCGACGAACCGGCCCGACACGCTAGACCCCGCCCTGACCCGGCCGGGGCGCATGGATCGCAAGCTGGAGATTGGCCTGCCGGACTTGGAGGGCCGCACGAACATCCTGCGCATCCACTCGCGATCTCTTTCGTGCGAAAAGGATGTGCGGTTCGAGTTGATTGCCAGGCTGTGCCCAAACACCACCGGCGCTGATCTGCGGTCGGTTTGCACGGAGGCTGGCATGTTCGCCATCCGCGCCCGCCGCAAGACAATCACCGAGAAGGATTTCTTAGACTCGGTGAACAAGGTAGTGAAAGGCCAGCACAAGTTCAGCGCCACTGCCAAGTACATGGTGTACAACTAA
- a CDS encoding rer1 family-like protein: protein MPPSNDLLGPSAGNPFLRKARVTYKRYLDASVPHRGLRWCFFAFLAILYVARVVTFGGFYVITYGLCIHLLYLLLLLITPLSDPDESEGTPLPTTHMDGDEYRPFMPKVQEFVVWKQMFTVLFVCLFLTMFSFLDIPVFWPILVLYFLMLFATQVGGRVRHMIKHGYVPWNTGKPKFVPKSTS from the coding sequence ATGCCGCCATCCAACGACCTCCTTGGGCCGAGTGCCGGTAACCCCTTTTTGCGCAAGGCGCGCGTCACCTACAAACGCTACCTCGACGCGTCCGTGCCGCACCGTGGTCTGCGATGGTgcttcttcgcctttttAGCGATCCTGTACGTGGCCCGCGTGGTCACCTTCGGTGGCTTCTACGTAATCACCTATGGCCTGTGCATTCACCTGCTCTacctgctcctgctgctaATCACTCCGCTGTCGGACCCGGATGAGAGCGAGGGCACGCCGTTGCCAACGACACACATGGACGGCGACGAGTACCGCCCGTTTATGCCTAAGGTGCAGGAGTTCGTGGTATGGAAGCAGATGTTTACGGTGCTGTTCGTGTGCCTCTTCCTGACCATGTTTTCCTTTCTCGACATCCCCGTCTTCTGGCCGATTCTTGTGCTTTACTTCCTCATGCTGTTTGCGACGCAGGTTGGCGGGCGGGTGCGACACATGATCAAGCACGGCTATGTACCGTGGAACACCGGCAAGCCCAAGTTCGTGCCCAAGAGCACTTCGTGA
- a CDS encoding ubiquitin-conjugating enzyme-like protein, whose translation MQAARLPTRIATGDGEDAPQPPPVHAPAPPAATDEQVTDQPQQAVGEATTPTDRAGFQPPSAEALAARQSRNSAGAEKMGGGQRLRDHTTAQRRLMQDYRTFQKNMAEGTSSNITALPVDGDFFHWHAVISGPCDTPWEGGLFKLDLIFGDDYPFSPPKVRFRTKDVFHPNVYVDGNICMDTLKSSWQSSLNLEALLISIQSLLSDPNPLSAANGAAARLLTENRSAYDEKIRALVEESLEQSFSMDDDSDDAEVDEGDV comes from the coding sequence ATGCAGGCAGCTCGTCTCCCGACTCGGATTgccaccggcgacggtgaggaTGCGCCGCAGCCTCCACCTGTCCACGCCCCGGCGccccccgccgccacggacGAGCAAGTGACGGATCAACCCCAGCAGGCTGTAGGCgaggcgacgacgccgacggacCGGGCTGGGTTTCAGCCGCCCTCCGCCGAGGCCCTGGCTGCTCGGCAGAGCCGCAATAGCGCCGGCGCGGAGAAGATGGGCGGCGGTCAGCGGCTGAGAGACCACACGACggcccagcgccgcctcatGCAGGATTACCGCACGTTCCAAAAGAACATGGCCGAGGGCACCAGCTCCAACATCACCGCGCTGCCTGTGGATGGTGACTTCTTCCACTGGCACGCCGTCATCTCGGGCCCCTGCGACACACCGTGGGAGGGCGGCCTCTTCAAGCTGGACCTAATCTTCGGCGACGACTATCCGTTCTCGCCGCCGAAGGTCCGCTTCCGCACCAAGGATGTCTTTCATCCCAATGTATACGTTGACGGCAACATCTGTATGGACACACTGAAGAGCAGTTGGCAATCATCGCTTAACCtagaggcgctgctgataTCGATTCAGTCCCTTCTGTCAGACCCAAACCCACTCTCTGCCGCCaacggggcggcggcgcggctccTGACGGAGAACCGTAGCGCCTACGACGAGAAGATACGCGCCTTGGTGGAGGAAAGCCTTGAGCAGAGCTTTTCCATGGATGATGATAGCGATGACGCGGAGGTGGATGAGGGGGACGTGTAG